A stretch of Primulina tabacum isolate GXHZ01 chromosome 13, ASM2559414v2, whole genome shotgun sequence DNA encodes these proteins:
- the LOC142522699 gene encoding uncharacterized protein LOC142522699, producing MGFDRHFHFMALLKSEIEPQAKIATESEPGNDGSKRAREEDGAEPNEEKRIKAESVESYLGLRKLDMALTRLQLQLHAVIPLINSWFTLKSIEDLILKVYVGTIC from the exons ATGGGCTTCGATCGCCATTTTCACTTCATGGCTCTTCTAAAAAGTGAAATCGAGCCTCAAGCCAAAATTGCTACTGAATCTGAGCCAGGAAACGACGGCTCAAAGCGCGCCAGGGAGGAGGATGGCGCTGAGCCAAACGAAGAAAAGAGAATCAAAGCCGAATCTGTGGAATCTTATCTGG GCTTAAGGAAATTAGACATGGCTCTGACGAG GTTACAACTCCAATTACATGCAGTCATCCCTCTAATCAATTCTTGGTTCACCTTGAAATCCATCGAAGATTTGATATTAAAGGTATACGTTGGGACGATCTGCTGA